One window from the genome of Sphaerotilus microaerophilus encodes:
- a CDS encoding porin, translating to MKAKNMTFIARRSSKAAAALLAIAGSTLATSALAQSTEFTWYGRVDLALEDNSNGSVSRTAVQNFASRLGIRGEHKLNDALSGVFQIETGVAPDDTAQSKTLASRNSFVGLKSNVGGTVIVGTHDMPLKTLGGGAYTLWAEGDLEEVIVHGKASRVAIGNANFDNVHTRKTNVLLYTSPKFFNTVGKLAFSPDEGKAAAAAGVPEYAKNMWGVSVEYNDGLFNAGLAAQQQSNYIAPTATADGASMKAVKAAFGVKWQTLTAGIEASRLDNSRGKKTTNLLLTGAYGLDALTFKASIGASGESSDGAKDGVKGLALEADYAFDKAITVYTYYSRLSNDTNAKGTFTAADNFPAVAKAGDDPRAFGLGIRYNF from the coding sequence ATGAAAGCCAAGAACATGACGTTCATCGCTCGCCGCTCTTCGAAGGCCGCCGCGGCCCTGCTGGCCATCGCCGGCTCGACCCTCGCCACTTCCGCCCTGGCCCAGTCCACCGAGTTCACCTGGTACGGCCGCGTGGATCTGGCGCTGGAAGACAACAGCAACGGCTCGGTCTCGCGCACCGCGGTGCAGAACTTCGCCTCGCGCCTGGGCATCCGCGGCGAGCACAAGCTCAATGACGCGCTCAGCGGCGTGTTCCAGATCGAAACCGGCGTCGCTCCGGACGACACCGCCCAGAGCAAGACGCTGGCCAGCCGCAACAGCTTCGTCGGCCTGAAGAGCAACGTCGGCGGCACGGTGATCGTGGGTACGCACGACATGCCGCTCAAGACCCTCGGCGGCGGCGCCTACACGCTGTGGGCCGAAGGCGACCTGGAAGAAGTGATCGTGCACGGCAAGGCCTCGCGCGTGGCCATCGGCAACGCCAACTTCGACAACGTGCACACCCGCAAGACCAACGTGCTGCTCTACACCAGCCCGAAGTTCTTCAACACCGTCGGCAAGCTGGCCTTCTCCCCGGATGAAGGCAAGGCCGCCGCCGCCGCCGGCGTGCCCGAGTACGCCAAGAACATGTGGGGCGTGTCGGTCGAGTACAACGACGGCCTGTTCAACGCCGGCCTGGCGGCGCAGCAGCAGTCCAACTACATCGCCCCGACGGCCACGGCCGACGGCGCCTCGATGAAGGCGGTCAAGGCCGCGTTCGGCGTCAAGTGGCAGACCCTGACGGCCGGCATCGAGGCCAGCCGCCTGGACAACAGCCGCGGCAAGAAGACCACCAACCTGCTGCTGACCGGTGCCTATGGCCTGGACGCGCTCACCTTCAAGGCCAGCATCGGCGCTTCGGGCGAGTCCTCGGACGGCGCCAAGGACGGCGTCAAGGGCTTGGCCCTGGAAGCCGACTACGCCTTCGACAAGGCCATCACGGTCTACACCTACTACAGCCGCCTGTCCAACGACACGAACGCCAAGGGCACCTTCACCGCCGCGGACAACTTCCCGGCGGTCGCCAAGGCCGGTGATGACCCGCGCGCCTTCGGCCTGGGCATCCGCTACAACTTCTGA
- a CDS encoding CHAD domain-containing protein, with product MSVDLNLDLAERGARRSLGQPQPALRKSLAPAYDASADALQALAAVIDECVAQIAHNAIGLLDGDPALRAEHVHQLRVGIRRLRSGLRCFAGWAPQPVEADLDGLKALFTDLGACRDTDVLDSGVIADLARAGAPPVAWLAATSVNDPAALLRSEAMQHTLRQWMAWRWLLPSATQAEPGQAAAPAGEAARPSPALASPALHRHAERRLARWHQRLTAEARAFDELDEPAVHALRKRVKRQRYAVEFLAPLLRRRGTARYLAGLAALQDRMGELNDLFVARDRYQARLPDEPAAWFALGWLAARIEQARRAVQQDLLRLAELAPPRARR from the coding sequence GTGAGTGTCGACCTCAACCTCGATCTGGCCGAGCGCGGCGCGCGGCGGTCGCTCGGCCAGCCGCAGCCTGCACTGCGCAAGTCGCTGGCGCCGGCCTATGACGCGTCGGCCGATGCCTTGCAGGCGCTCGCCGCGGTGATCGATGAATGCGTGGCGCAGATCGCCCACAACGCGATCGGCCTGCTGGACGGTGACCCGGCGCTGCGGGCCGAGCATGTGCACCAGCTGCGCGTGGGCATCCGCCGCCTGCGCAGCGGCCTGCGCTGCTTCGCGGGCTGGGCACCGCAGCCCGTTGAGGCTGACCTGGACGGCCTGAAGGCCCTGTTCACCGACCTGGGCGCCTGCCGCGATACCGACGTGCTGGACAGCGGCGTCATCGCCGACCTGGCCCGCGCCGGCGCCCCTCCGGTGGCCTGGCTGGCCGCCACGAGCGTGAACGACCCGGCCGCCCTGCTGCGCAGCGAGGCGATGCAACACACGCTGCGCCAGTGGATGGCCTGGCGCTGGCTGCTGCCCAGCGCGACGCAGGCCGAACCGGGTCAAGCCGCTGCGCCTGCGGGCGAGGCGGCCCGGCCCTCCCCGGCGCTGGCCTCACCCGCGCTGCACCGGCACGCCGAGCGCCGGCTGGCACGCTGGCACCAGCGCCTCACCGCCGAGGCGCGGGCCTTCGACGAACTGGACGAACCGGCGGTGCACGCGCTGCGCAAGCGCGTCAAGCGGCAGCGCTACGCGGTCGAGTTCCTCGCGCCCCTGCTGCGCCGCCGTGGCACGGCGCGCTACCTGGCCGGGCTCGCCGCCCTGCAGGACCGCATGGGCGAGCTGAACGACCTCTTCGTCGCCCGTGACCGCTACCAGGCTCGCCTGCCTGACGAGCCCGCCGCCTGGTTCGCGCTCGGCTGGCTGGCCGCGCGCATCGAGCAGGCCCGCAGGGCGGTGCAGCAGGACCTGCTGCGGCTGGCGGAGCTGGCACCGCCGCGCGCACGGCGCTGA
- the ppk2 gene encoding polyphosphate kinase 2, whose translation MTDRDNRHNRNHRNHRNAPTDTPDANDELLRRLRADLIDGYDEELELEIEDRTAEDVLAGEDAVRGDEVREARLRYFRELFRLQAELVELQDWVAHTGQKVVILFEGRDAAGKGGAIKRITQRLNPRVCRTVALPAPNSRERTQWYFQRYVPHLPAAGEMVLFDRSWYNRAGVERVMDFCSDEDVEEFFRSVPEFERMLVRSGIKLIKYWFSITDDEQHLRFLSRIHDPLKQWKLSPMDLESRRRWEDYTKAKEAMLERTHIPEAPWWVVQAVDKKRARLNCIHHLLEQFDYHDVEHAPVVLPERVRNAEYIRQPVPAEMYVPEVY comes from the coding sequence ATGACCGACCGCGACAACCGCCATAACCGCAACCACCGCAACCACCGCAACGCCCCCACCGATACGCCCGACGCCAACGACGAGCTGCTGCGCCGCCTGCGCGCCGACCTGATCGACGGCTACGACGAGGAACTCGAACTCGAAATCGAGGACCGCACCGCCGAGGACGTGCTCGCCGGCGAGGACGCCGTGCGCGGCGACGAGGTGCGCGAGGCCCGGCTGCGCTACTTCCGCGAGCTGTTCCGCCTGCAGGCCGAGCTGGTCGAGCTGCAGGACTGGGTGGCCCACACCGGCCAGAAGGTGGTGATCCTCTTCGAGGGCCGCGACGCCGCCGGCAAGGGCGGCGCCATCAAGCGCATCACCCAGCGCCTGAACCCGCGTGTGTGCCGCACCGTGGCCCTGCCCGCGCCCAACAGCCGCGAGCGCACCCAGTGGTACTTCCAGCGCTACGTGCCGCACCTGCCCGCCGCGGGCGAGATGGTGCTGTTCGACCGCAGCTGGTACAACCGCGCCGGCGTCGAGCGGGTGATGGACTTCTGCTCCGACGAGGACGTGGAGGAGTTCTTCCGCTCCGTGCCCGAGTTCGAGCGCATGCTGGTGCGCTCGGGCATCAAGCTGATCAAGTACTGGTTCTCGATCACCGACGACGAGCAGCACCTGCGCTTCCTCAGCCGCATCCACGACCCGCTCAAGCAGTGGAAGCTCAGCCCCATGGATCTGGAAAGCCGCCGCCGCTGGGAGGACTACACCAAGGCCAAGGAGGCGATGCTGGAGCGCACCCACATCCCCGAAGCCCCCTGGTGGGTGGTGCAGGCGGTCGACAAGAAGCGCGCCCGCCTGAACTGCATCCACCACCTGCTGGAGCAGTTCGACTACCACGACGTGGAGCACGCGCCGGTGGTGCTGCCCGAACGCGTACGCAACGCCGAGTACATCCGCCAGCCGGTGCCGGCGGAGATGTACGTGCCTGAGGTGTATTGA
- a CDS encoding M1 family metallopeptidase, whose product MTAGVLAAVLALAGQAVAGAPPERFRYETTPSVLDKAVRPLHYRLALELDPARDDFRGEVTITLQLRQARPLIELHAHELTALAASLQGPRGEPRALEVRPDAERQTWRLVPRDGRPVPAGRQRLTLRYSGPVHAQGHGLYHATVPGSQPPQRMLATKLEAVHARTLFPGFDEPLFRAAFELSVRTPAGLEALSNMPRQRSVTLADGHLQHHFAATPAMPSYLVAVAVGRFDVLEGRAAGVPLRILTAPGKRELGRYALQVTEQVLPAYSRYFGQPYALPRLDQLAVPGTRRGAMEDWGLISYAENLLLFDPARSSANTQRWIYNIVAHEVSHQWFGNLVTAASWSEIWLNEAFATWMAAKVTDRFNPAWQVRLNDRLEIDESMGTDATDATRAIRSGPVGEQQVDDVFDDITYTKGGAVLGMLEQWLGEERFQHGLASYMRERRLSNATAGDLWFHIGRAAGRDVAGVASSWTDQPGFPLVHIETRCEAGRTVVDLRQQRFRQEGRQDDRQNGAADASSGGTGPRWQIPLRLARGGELHQHLLRGEHEQLTLKGCRPEPLIANADGVGYYRVAYDPAQRAELLRRLPGLAPADRLVLFTDTAALAQTGRVPMTELVQALGRVPQAAEPGRAALWRLAADQFTNLDHTLAGSPAQAALRAAAGRLIGAELQRLGWGPRAGEEAETEALRADLIGVLGRLGDGATITQARRLLAQSESSGQPLPASLRSAVIRSAAAGAGTAAGAGDAELAALRQQLLQATSEEDRWILLGALTTGRSAAEATALLDWALQAELPTNVAGAFPRRLAMHSGQAAAAYAHVLTHWAAWERLAGPRERRSLLPDIAYVAADASLADRLLADQVRLLGSGEADGSTPAARAAAQIRHRAALRSREAQALTEAFERLAR is encoded by the coding sequence ATGACGGCGGGGGTCCTGGCAGCCGTCCTGGCGCTGGCAGGGCAGGCGGTGGCCGGGGCGCCGCCCGAGCGCTTCCGCTACGAGACCACGCCCAGCGTGCTCGACAAGGCGGTGCGACCGCTGCACTACCGGCTGGCGCTGGAGCTGGACCCGGCGCGTGACGACTTCCGGGGCGAGGTGACGATCACGCTGCAGCTGCGCCAGGCCCGGCCGCTGATCGAGCTGCACGCGCATGAGCTCACCGCGCTGGCGGCCTCCCTGCAGGGCCCGCGCGGCGAGCCGCGGGCGCTGGAGGTGCGCCCGGATGCCGAGCGCCAGACCTGGCGGCTCGTGCCGCGCGACGGCCGCCCGGTGCCCGCCGGCCGCCAGCGCCTGACGCTGCGCTACAGCGGCCCCGTGCACGCCCAGGGCCACGGCCTGTACCACGCGACGGTGCCCGGCAGCCAGCCCCCCCAGCGCATGCTGGCCACCAAGCTGGAGGCCGTGCATGCGCGCACGCTCTTCCCCGGCTTCGACGAGCCGCTGTTCCGCGCCGCCTTCGAGCTGAGCGTGCGCACGCCGGCGGGGCTGGAGGCGCTGTCAAACATGCCGCGCCAGCGCAGCGTCACGCTGGCCGATGGCCACCTGCAGCATCACTTTGCGGCCACGCCGGCGATGCCGAGCTACCTGGTCGCCGTCGCAGTGGGCCGCTTCGACGTGCTGGAGGGCCGCGCCGCCGGGGTGCCGCTGCGCATCCTCACCGCGCCCGGCAAGCGCGAGCTGGGCCGCTACGCGCTGCAGGTCACCGAGCAGGTGCTGCCGGCCTACAGCCGCTACTTCGGCCAGCCCTACGCGCTGCCGCGGCTGGACCAGCTGGCCGTGCCCGGCACGCGCCGCGGCGCGATGGAGGACTGGGGCCTGATCTCTTACGCCGAGAACCTGCTCCTGTTCGACCCCGCGCGCAGCAGCGCCAACACGCAGCGCTGGATCTACAACATCGTCGCGCACGAGGTCTCGCACCAGTGGTTCGGCAACCTGGTGACCGCCGCCTCCTGGAGCGAGATCTGGCTCAACGAGGCCTTTGCCACCTGGATGGCCGCCAAGGTGACCGACCGCTTCAACCCCGCCTGGCAGGTGCGGCTGAACGACCGCCTGGAGATCGACGAGTCGATGGGCACCGATGCCACCGACGCCACGCGGGCGATCCGCTCCGGCCCGGTGGGCGAGCAGCAGGTCGACGACGTGTTCGACGACATCACCTACACCAAGGGCGGCGCGGTGCTGGGCATGCTGGAGCAGTGGCTGGGGGAGGAGCGCTTCCAGCACGGGTTGGCGTCCTACATGCGCGAGCGGCGCCTGTCCAACGCCACCGCGGGCGACCTGTGGTTCCACATCGGCCGCGCGGCCGGGCGGGATGTGGCCGGCGTGGCGAGCAGCTGGACCGATCAACCCGGCTTCCCGCTCGTGCACATCGAGACCCGCTGCGAGGCCGGGCGCACCGTGGTGGACCTGCGTCAGCAGCGCTTTCGCCAGGAGGGTCGGCAGGACGATCGGCAGAACGGTGCGGCCGACGCGTCATCCGGCGGCACAGGCCCACGCTGGCAGATCCCGCTGCGGCTGGCGCGCGGTGGCGAGCTGCACCAGCACCTGCTGCGCGGCGAGCACGAGCAGCTCACGCTGAAGGGCTGCCGCCCCGAGCCGCTGATCGCCAACGCCGACGGGGTGGGCTACTACCGCGTCGCCTACGACCCGGCGCAGCGCGCCGAGCTGCTGCGCCGCCTACCCGGCCTGGCGCCGGCCGACCGGCTGGTGTTGTTCACCGACACCGCGGCGCTGGCCCAGACCGGCCGGGTGCCGATGACTGAGCTGGTGCAGGCGCTGGGCCGCGTGCCCCAGGCCGCCGAGCCCGGCCGCGCCGCCCTGTGGCGGCTCGCGGCCGACCAGTTCACCAACCTGGACCACACCCTGGCCGGCAGCCCGGCCCAGGCGGCGCTGCGCGCGGCGGCCGGCCGGCTGATCGGCGCGGAGCTGCAGCGCCTGGGCTGGGGCCCGCGTGCCGGCGAGGAGGCCGAGACCGAGGCGCTGCGGGCCGACCTGATCGGCGTGCTCGGCCGCCTGGGCGACGGCGCCACCATCACCCAGGCACGCCGCCTGCTGGCGCAGAGTGAGTCGAGCGGCCAGCCGCTGCCGGCCTCGCTGCGCAGCGCGGTCATCCGCAGCGCCGCGGCCGGGGCCGGGACCGCGGCCGGGGCAGGAGACGCCGAACTCGCCGCCCTGCGCCAGCAGCTCCTGCAGGCCACCAGCGAGGAAGACCGCTGGATCCTGCTCGGCGCGCTGACCACCGGGCGCAGCGCAGCCGAGGCCACCGCGCTGCTCGACTGGGCCCTGCAGGCCGAGCTGCCGACCAACGTGGCCGGGGCCTTCCCGCGCCGGCTGGCGATGCACTCCGGCCAGGCCGCCGCGGCCTACGCCCACGTGCTGACCCACTGGGCGGCCTGGGAGCGGCTGGCCGGCCCGCGCGAGCGGCGCTCCCTGCTGCCCGACATCGCCTACGTGGCGGCGGACGCCTCCCTGGCCGACCGCCTGCTCGCCGACCAAGTCCGCCTGCTCGGCTCCGGCGAGGCCGATGGCTCCACCCCCGCCGCCCGCGCCGCCGCACAGATCCGCCACCGCGCCGCGCTGCGCAGCCGGGAGGCGCAGGCGCTCACGGAGGCGTTCGAGCGCCTGGCGCGCTGA
- the asd gene encoding archaetidylserine decarboxylase (Phosphatidylserine decarboxylase is synthesized as a single chain precursor. Generation of the pyruvoyl active site from a Ser is coupled to cleavage of a Gly-Ser bond between the larger (beta) and smaller (alpha chains). It is an integral membrane protein.) has product MKTHVPPSLSSPGTPQSVPLRALRSLRDRLLLQEDLNFLLTNRVPRIALTRFMGWFSQIRSPALAALSIRIWRLFTDLDLSEAKPRRYASLHECFTRELVEGARPVDAREDVLTSPSDGIVGACGPVVDGQLFQAKGFPYRIEELFGPSQDTSAFRNGSFVTLRLTSAMYHRFHAPADATLQHVTYLSGDTWNVNPIALKRVERLFCRNERAVLNLRLARGGHPLALVPVAAILVASLRLHALDVLLHLRWRGPNEIPANVPVTKGEELGWFQHGSTIIVFAPPGFALCEGIEAGARVRMGQALMTMP; this is encoded by the coding sequence ATGAAAACCCACGTTCCACCGTCATTGAGTTCCCCGGGCACTCCCCAGAGCGTTCCCCTGCGAGCGCTGCGAAGCCTGCGCGACCGCCTGCTGCTGCAGGAGGACCTCAACTTCCTGCTCACCAACCGCGTGCCGCGCATCGCGCTGACGCGCTTCATGGGCTGGTTCAGCCAGATCCGCAGCCCGGCGCTGGCGGCGCTGTCCATCCGCATCTGGCGCCTGTTCACCGACCTGGACCTGAGCGAAGCGAAGCCACGCCGCTACGCCAGCCTGCACGAGTGCTTCACCCGCGAGCTGGTCGAGGGTGCGCGCCCGGTCGATGCGCGCGAGGACGTGCTCACCAGCCCGAGCGACGGCATCGTCGGCGCCTGCGGCCCGGTGGTGGACGGCCAGCTCTTCCAGGCCAAGGGCTTTCCGTACCGCATCGAGGAGCTGTTCGGCCCCAGCCAGGACACGAGCGCCTTCCGCAACGGCAGCTTCGTCACACTGCGGCTCACCTCGGCGATGTACCACCGCTTCCACGCCCCGGCGGACGCGACGCTGCAGCACGTCACCTACCTCAGCGGCGACACCTGGAACGTCAACCCAATCGCGCTCAAGCGGGTGGAGCGGCTGTTCTGCCGCAACGAGCGCGCGGTGCTCAACCTGCGCCTGGCGCGCGGCGGCCACCCGCTGGCGCTGGTGCCGGTGGCGGCCATCCTGGTGGCCAGCCTGCGCCTGCACGCGCTGGATGTGCTGCTGCACCTGCGCTGGCGCGGCCCCAACGAGATCCCCGCCAACGTGCCGGTCACCAAGGGTGAGGAGCTCGGCTGGTTCCAGCACGGCTCCACCATCATCGTCTTCGCCCCGCCGGGCTTTGCGCTGTGCGAGGGGATCGAGGCCGGGGCGCGCGTGCGCATGGGGCAGGCGCTGATGACGATGCCCTGA
- a CDS encoding aminotransferase class III-fold pyridoxal phosphate-dependent enzyme has translation METTLSLSAVSLAVLAATGLPRLHRRLSLSRAKHRSLTGHSRMAQRVARLIPGYAYDEARFFAADDAPPEVAAQRRAGFERLAALYEQRWPRSAQMTARARESISDLQFTGRYRVPFQFSPYLREHLKLGNFLQASGGLEVEDLDGNRFHDLTGSYGVNVFGYDFYKVCIAEGAARAAALGPVLGAYHPAVLANAERLKAISGLDEVSFHMSGTEAVMQAVRLARYHTRRKYLVRFCGAYHGWWEDVQPGPGNPLPPRETYTLQDLSERSLQVLRQRNDVACVLVNPLQALHPNSAAPGDSSLVDSGRRAHFDRAAYAAWLQRLRAVCSERGIVLIFDEVFVGFRLAPGGAQAYFGVQADMVTYGKTLGGGLPVGVVCGRRDLMKRWRDERPADICFARGTFNAHPYVMGAMQAFLERLDSPAVRQLYDGLDERWNARAAALNARLEAVGLPVRVANLSTIWTVLYTQPSRYNWMLQFYLRAEGLLLSWVGSGRLIFSLNHDDAAFESVCERFVAAAQAMQADGWWWQAPEQTNRSIRRSLLRELLSHRF, from the coding sequence ATGGAAACAACTCTTTCTCTCTCTGCTGTCTCGCTGGCGGTGCTGGCCGCCACCGGTTTGCCGCGCCTGCACCGGCGCCTGTCGCTCTCGCGCGCCAAGCACCGCTCGCTGACGGGGCACTCGCGCATGGCGCAGCGCGTCGCGCGGCTGATCCCCGGCTACGCCTACGACGAGGCGCGCTTCTTCGCCGCCGACGACGCGCCCCCGGAGGTGGCCGCGCAGCGCCGCGCCGGCTTCGAGCGCCTGGCCGCGCTGTACGAGCAGCGCTGGCCGCGCAGCGCGCAGATGACGGCACGGGCGCGCGAATCCATCTCGGACCTGCAGTTCACCGGCCGCTACCGGGTGCCCTTCCAGTTCAGCCCCTACCTGCGCGAGCACCTCAAGCTGGGCAACTTCCTGCAGGCCTCGGGCGGCCTGGAGGTGGAGGACCTGGACGGCAACCGCTTCCACGACCTGACCGGCTCGTATGGCGTCAACGTCTTCGGCTACGACTTCTACAAGGTCTGCATCGCCGAGGGCGCGGCGCGCGCTGCCGCACTCGGCCCGGTGCTGGGCGCCTACCACCCGGCGGTGCTGGCCAATGCCGAGCGGCTCAAGGCGATCTCGGGGCTGGACGAGGTGAGTTTCCACATGTCCGGCACCGAGGCGGTGATGCAGGCGGTGCGCCTGGCGCGTTACCACACCCGGCGCAAGTACCTGGTGCGCTTCTGCGGCGCGTACCACGGCTGGTGGGAGGACGTGCAGCCCGGCCCGGGCAACCCGCTGCCCCCGCGCGAGACCTACACGCTGCAGGACCTGAGCGAGCGCAGCCTGCAGGTGCTGCGCCAGCGCAACGACGTGGCCTGCGTGCTGGTCAACCCGCTGCAGGCGCTGCACCCCAACAGTGCGGCGCCCGGCGACTCCAGCCTTGTCGACAGCGGCCGGCGCGCCCACTTCGACCGCGCCGCCTACGCGGCCTGGCTGCAGCGCCTGCGCGCGGTGTGCAGCGAGCGCGGCATCGTGCTGATCTTCGACGAGGTGTTCGTGGGCTTTCGCCTCGCACCGGGCGGGGCGCAGGCCTACTTTGGCGTGCAGGCCGACATGGTCACCTACGGCAAGACGCTCGGCGGCGGCCTGCCGGTGGGCGTGGTCTGCGGGCGGCGCGACCTGATGAAGCGCTGGCGCGACGAGCGCCCCGCCGACATCTGCTTCGCCCGCGGCACCTTCAACGCCCACCCCTACGTGATGGGGGCGATGCAGGCCTTCCTGGAGCGGCTGGACAGCCCGGCGGTGCGCCAGCTCTACGACGGCCTGGACGAGCGCTGGAACGCGCGCGCCGCGGCGCTGAATGCCCGGCTCGAAGCGGTGGGCCTGCCGGTGCGCGTGGCCAACCTCTCGACCATCTGGACGGTGCTGTACACCCAGCCCTCGCGCTACAACTGGATGCTGCAGTTCTACCTGCGCGCCGAGGGCCTGCTGCTGAGCTGGGTGGGCAGCGGCCGGCTGATCTTCAGCCTCAACCACGACGATGCGGCGTTCGAGTCGGTGTGCGAGCGCTTCGTCGCTGCGGCACAGGCCATGCAGGCCGACGGATGGTGGTGGCAGGCGCCGGAGCAGACCAACCGCTCGATCCGCCGCAGCCTGCTGCGCGAGCTGCTGAGCCATCGGTTCTGA